From Malaya genurostris strain Urasoe2022 chromosome 2, Malgen_1.1, whole genome shotgun sequence:
tattcatttaatGGAATGTTCGTGTAACATTcaatttcgtcacgtaaaatattcaatttgacatttgaaaccagtttacgtgattttccaagtgaatcgaacgtgaattattatttgagtgtaaccgacgacacgaccaggcacttcgaagaatAATCGCAATGAAAAGTGtttgtgagcgatttaccgccagttaccaaaaatatagcgaccccttgatgacgatcaaaataatcttcttgagcaacactgtttaagttgctacgaactagttaccaaggagccccttaataaataaacaaaccagtcgagaatgttttgaaatagttttttaatttaatttttgtgcCATCAGCGTAAAATTAAAAGAACTCAGAAACTAAGATTGTGAAAGTTGCACGAGACACCGCGAGCTATTGGCCGGGGACTGGCACCCctgaaaaatttaattattaaataCGACAAAGTTAGACGATTTCACAATACGCTAGGTACGAGGAatgaattaataataattaaaaataattaatatATAATTTATCATGAATTAGAGAATTATCCTGCACCAGAGCCCACGTTCAATAGTTGATCATGAACGAATTTTAATATTAAAAGATACATTCATCTATCAAGTGAAGGTTACAACGTTCTTTTTGTATTCGCGCCGACCGGAACAATATCCAAATCTGACACTAAATGTAGTGCTACGATAGACAGGCTTCATTCTATATAATCATCAAGTTACGGCCTATATTCTGCTTGAGAACCaattataaaattatttgaagTAAATTAAACATGAATTCTATTTATAAGTGTATTCGCATCTGCATATGAAGTGCAATTGCATCTAGTAGAATAGTACTGATATACCGGATTGACTCAGCTTTGTCATTCATATTTCGGTACTAAATCATCAGATTGATAATAAGATTTATTATGACGGATTCAATGACTCTTGCAGTTTGCTAACATtttaaaactcatttatttagtTTGCTAACATTTTAAAACTCACGTCACAGATctgatctgaagactgattacgTTGAATTATTTAACAAGTATCAACGGATATTGAAATGTTATGTGAAACCGACAACTTTGCCGCGAAATAAGGATCTTCCACCTGTGGCagcttattttgtttacattcctcaagtcttcaatatgcagtaaccatggttttggtaactgttattcaaaatcaacaattcatcaacttgtgttgccagtttgaatagtttttcaggagatttcattttgacattaccagttactgaggggtagttaaatttgcgatacagtttttataACCGAGTGGCAGGTTGTgtccagggatgtcaggttcacagattaatctgtgtttcacagatttttaattttcagcacagattttgaaaatgacacagattttcacagatttctgaaaatgatcacagattttcacagattcttgaataaatcacagattttcacagattttggaaatcgagcagagtttagcaccaaaaagtacagagcggttgaagaaaaagtgtgttggtagtgagaccttttttttttgctcaccaaattgaattCGATCTGCTATAATGGTACGGAAAAtgggtagtgagaccttttttttttgctcaccacattgattttgaactgctattgtggtacggaaaacggtcacagattttcacagaccggttttgggtttgatcacagatttttgaaaaaatgacctggcatctctggttgtgTCGTCGGTGTAACTATGAGGAAAAACCGGAAATACGAAAACGTTGCGCTCTTCAAACCATATTCGTACCTTTCGTGCATTTAGCTCGATTTTCCATTTCCATGCATATTGTACTACAAaaaagtaagttttttttctcaatcaaGATACAATAATAACCTTACAGTTAATGGTAGAATATTgcaatcattgaaaatcattcgtCAATTAATTTTCATGTGATAGCAGTGGAAATCCCATCTTTCGTTTTTGTTTCAGTTTACGATGGACGCCAGCgatttatattcaaaattttggaaaaagattGTGTTCAATGGCAAAGCTGAACAAGTAACAAAAGGTTTGAAAGTATGTCGCACTGATAGTGAAACTATTGCCTATGTGCGTCAATTATTAGATGATTCAGGTTTGCTGCAACAGATTCAATTTATAGTAGATGAGAAAAACGAGACTAAAGCAATAGAATGTAGAAAACGCGGTAACGAGAACTTTCATCCGAGAATAAAGAAATACATCGCTGCGATTGAATGTTACAACGAAAGCATCGCATTGTCAAATGGGGGTTCAAAGAACTTGGCCATAGCTTATGCTAACCGTTCAGCGGTGTGCTTTGAATTAAAGGAATATAACGCCTGCTTGGAAAACATTCGCTTGGTCCTGCAGAATCCGTATCCAGAACGCTTGATACCGAAATTGTTGCAGAGAAAGCAGTGCTGCTTAGAGATGATTAACAATAATCATCGTCCCGCACATTTCGACATGATTTTGTGCGAACCAAAATTATGCAGCAAACCAAATCCTAAAATACCATTTATCTCTGATTGCCTGGAATTGGAGAAGAATGACAGGTTTGGTCGACACTTGGTGACGAATAAAAAGTTAAATCCAGGAGATTTTGTCGTAATCGAAAAACCATTTTCCAAAATGCTGTTACCCAACCTTCGCTACATGAACTGCGATTATTGTCTTGAAGATAAATTTCTCATTTTAATACCATGCCATCATTGTTCGATTACGATGTTTTGTTCGGAGATGTGTCAGCAAAAGGCGTACCAAAGCTACCATCGTATAGAATGTCCAATTATAAAGCATTTGCATAAGTTATTTCCCCTAAAGGTTTTGGTACCATTAAGAACTACTATAATGGCCATAAGCAGTTTCGACTATGATCTGCAAGATTTATTGGAACATGTGGAAACACTAGGGGAATCCTCTCTGAATTCATTTGACTTAGATTGGACAAAGTTGCAAGCTAAGCAGGTTTACAGTACGATTCATATGCTAGCTACAAACCAAAACCTACGCACTCCGAATGAAATGATCCAGCTAACTGTCTTGTGTATTGCCACGAGCGAAGTGCTGCTGAACTATACTCCATTGAGAAGTTTTTGCGGAAACATTGAGTCTCACCGTGATCTTATACGAATTATTTTGTTTCGTCATCTacaaatttccagtgtgaattcGTGCTCTATAAATCGTGTAAATTATTACCCGCATGGAACAGAACGATTTAAAGAAAATTATATTGGAGGTGGTTTATTTCCAATATTAAGCATGCTCAACAACTCATGTGCACCAAATATAACACGGATACCACTGCCGAACGGACGAATTGCAGCCATAGTTTTGCGACCGATTGATAAAGATGGTCAACTGTTCTGCTGTTACGGGTAAGGCTGAGTTTTCtagaagtgaaaataaaaaaaattgacttgTTTTAGGTACCACCACCTCCATAACACATTATTTGATCGACATCCCGCACTTTATTTGAAATATCACTTCAAATGTCGATGCGAAGCATGCCAATATGATTATCCTCTGCGCGAGAACTTGAAGCATATCGCACTGCCGTCATATTTTGATATTGACAGCAGGGAATGGATTGTTAATTATCGCAACCGTAATATAGCGGAAGCCTTGAAAAATTTTAGGAAACACTGCAAATTCTTGAAAGATTACGACTGCAAGTATCCCAACTATGAGGTTTGTGTTAGCCATGGTGATTTTATACAATGCTTGAACATGATTTACTCTCCTCATTCCCAATATATTAAATATCAGGGACTGTGTTACTTTTAAATCGAATTATGTTATACTTTTTGAGAATTGAAACGTGTAACGAAGTTTGAattgaaataaatgaattttttttttgtatgaaaagAGTTCTGTCATTTTGCGAAAAGGTCTAAAAGTAGTTAAAATTGTACAATATTATTTATTTGCTCCATTCTTACAAGTGTCGGTATTTTTCATCACCAACATGCGTAGCCGCGAAAATTGCTGTTGTTCCTCAatactacacgcagagaaatgaagcttgtttaaaataacaaatcggTTAGTAGTAGGTTTTTAAATCTgattcatgttaatttcaagctagaatatgattgttttaaacCATTTTCTCCTTTCAACATGAACAAAGATCTCTGTTCAGTGttaataaatattttggtcttgccaaacgaaaaaaataatttttccagctgattttattgttgaaataattcatcaatatattgcgtatcaacaaaagcatagttgattttattcgcaatatctatgttgattcaattctgctttatctttatgttgagagcaaaatttattcatttcatcTGTTGTCttttttgtgtaatgatacaacatTGTTCAAAAAGAAATGGTATCAGTCCTATTTCTTATAAAACAGAGCTGTTTTTTCAATCGTGAATGAACAGAAAAGTTGGTTACGCgtttcaaaagtaaaattttatctgcttatatatttttcatcgggcttttcatcaatccaagcgtaagtattgataattaataatattagaaaCTGCAATAACACGTTTTCTTAACAACATGTATTCGATGCAGGTTATCTCTGTCCCGGGTTGGCTGTCTGTTatttcgtcccgggttggcggttcaatgcataggacgctggtcttacaagccagttgtcatatgttcgagccccgacctggaagggttcttagtgtcagtagaatccatagtactagccatgcaatgattctgtacgctaagaatcggctgcgaagcctgttgaaacagaaaggccaaattccacaaaaggaatgtatatTGGATTGTATGTGGTATGTAGATGAATATTATAAATGTAATTGGAATTCCTTACAAATatataaattgaagaaaaatgtaccaaaaacaagctttcaa
This genomic window contains:
- the LOC131428646 gene encoding SET and MYND domain-containing protein 4-like, whose translation is MDASDLYSKFWKKIVFNGKAEQVTKGLKVCRTDSETIAYVRQLLDDSGLLQQIQFIVDEKNETKAIECRKRGNENFHPRIKKYIAAIECYNESIALSNGGSKNLAIAYANRSAVCFELKEYNACLENIRLVLQNPYPERLIPKLLQRKQCCLEMINNNHRPAHFDMILCEPKLCSKPNPKIPFISDCLELEKNDRFGRHLVTNKKLNPGDFVVIEKPFSKMLLPNLRYMNCDYCLEDKFLILIPCHHCSITMFCSEMCQQKAYQSYHRIECPIIKHLHKLFPLKVLVPLRTTIMAISSFDYDLQDLLEHVETLGESSLNSFDLDWTKLQAKQVYSTIHMLATNQNLRTPNEMIQLTVLCIATSEVLLNYTPLRSFCGNIESHRDLIRIILFRHLQISSVNSCSINRVNYYPHGTERFKENYIGGGLFPILSMLNNSCAPNITRIPLPNGRIAAIVLRPIDKDGQLFCCYGYHHLHNTLFDRHPALYLKYHFKCRCEACQYDYPLRENLKHIALPSYFDIDSREWIVNYRNRNIAEALKNFRKHCKFLKDYDCKYPNYEVCVSHGDFIQCLNMIYSPHSQYIKYQGLCYF